The proteins below come from a single Asanoa ferruginea genomic window:
- a CDS encoding MarR family winged helix-turn-helix transcriptional regulator — protein sequence MPTEPLVDALAQSAFVVMGALTRIAAENDLSLTQLRVLGILRDRTLRMSELADFLGLEKSTLSGLVDRAVRRGLLERRKSPVDSRAVDVSMTAAGLQLAEVLQADLQRALAPLTDQLGADERRSLAGLLGRILR from the coding sequence GTGCCTACCGAGCCGCTTGTCGATGCCCTGGCCCAGTCGGCGTTCGTGGTGATGGGCGCGCTCACGCGGATCGCGGCCGAGAACGACCTGTCGCTGACCCAGCTGCGGGTGCTGGGCATCCTGCGCGACCGCACGCTGCGGATGTCGGAGCTGGCCGACTTCCTCGGCCTGGAGAAGTCGACCCTGTCCGGCCTGGTCGACCGGGCCGTCCGGCGCGGCCTCCTGGAGCGCCGCAAGAGCCCGGTCGACAGCCGGGCCGTCGACGTCTCCATGACGGCCGCCGGGCTGCAACTGGCGGAGGTGCTTCAGGCCGACCTTCAGCGGGCGTTGGCGCCGCTCACCGACCAACTCGGCGCCGACGAACGCCGATCGCTGGCCGGGTTGCTGGGCCGCATCCTGCGCTGA
- a CDS encoding APC family permease, protein MSSDIGVVRGTALYIGALLGPGLLLLPGLAAHQAGPASIVAWVVLLGASALFAVVFAALGVRHPSAGGVWGYARAGLGDRAGRAVAWCFLAGVIAGAPIVCVIGGNYVAELTGGGVRVAATTAALLLLGALGVVARGLRTSSTVQFGLVALLLAVVVGAVASAAPASAAANWTPFAPHGWSAVGRAAATLMLAFVGWEAIAPLTTRFAQPRRQLPVVIAIAFAATTVVYLALGTVTVAALGPRAGTEVPLAALLTLGLGDAGTAVAAVGAVVLTVGAVLAYMSGAAGLARALRTAGAQQSASRTGPGTGWGAPVPLPESGGRDLRGAADLGAAVPASRSGGRDQGGARPADDLRGTMPAWLALAILASGAILIVPLATGAIGLATLVNVPTTFFLVVYLGCTAAGWRLLRGIPRACSAVAFGIVAVVLGFCGAALIPAALVTAAAAVNRKRPPEPADRLTHHPAGTPLKAARSRS, encoded by the coding sequence ATGAGTAGCGATATCGGCGTCGTCCGCGGCACGGCCCTCTACATTGGAGCGCTGCTCGGGCCGGGCCTGCTGCTGCTGCCCGGTCTCGCCGCGCACCAGGCCGGCCCGGCGTCGATCGTCGCGTGGGTGGTGCTGCTAGGCGCGTCGGCGCTGTTCGCGGTGGTGTTCGCGGCGTTGGGGGTGCGGCACCCGTCGGCCGGGGGAGTGTGGGGCTACGCGAGGGCCGGCCTCGGTGACCGCGCCGGCCGGGCGGTCGCCTGGTGCTTCCTGGCCGGCGTGATCGCCGGAGCGCCGATCGTGTGCGTGATCGGCGGCAACTACGTGGCCGAACTGACCGGCGGCGGTGTCCGGGTCGCCGCCACCACGGCCGCCCTGCTGCTGTTGGGAGCTCTCGGCGTCGTCGCCCGCGGGCTGCGCACGTCATCGACCGTCCAGTTCGGACTTGTGGCGCTGCTGCTGGCCGTGGTGGTCGGCGCGGTCGCCTCCGCCGCCCCGGCCAGCGCGGCCGCCAACTGGACGCCGTTCGCACCGCACGGCTGGTCGGCGGTCGGCCGCGCCGCGGCGACGCTGATGCTGGCGTTCGTGGGGTGGGAGGCGATCGCGCCGCTGACCACGCGGTTCGCCCAACCGCGCCGGCAACTGCCGGTGGTCATCGCCATCGCGTTCGCCGCCACGACCGTGGTCTACCTCGCGCTGGGCACGGTGACCGTCGCGGCCCTCGGGCCCCGCGCTGGGACGGAGGTGCCGCTCGCGGCGCTGCTCACGCTCGGGCTGGGCGACGCGGGCACGGCGGTCGCGGCCGTCGGCGCGGTCGTCCTCACCGTCGGCGCCGTCCTCGCCTACATGTCCGGCGCGGCCGGCCTCGCCCGCGCCCTGCGCACCGCGGGCGCCCAGCAATCGGCTTCCCGGACCGGTCCCGGGACAGGTTGGGGTGCGCCTGTGCCGCTGCCGGAGAGCGGCGGTCGCGATCTGCGTGGAGCGGCCGATCTGGGGGCGGCGGTGCCGGCATCGCGGAGCGGTGGTCGCGATCAGGGCGGGGCGCGCCCCGCCGATGATTTGCGCGGCACGATGCCGGCGTGGCTCGCGCTCGCGATCCTCGCGTCCGGCGCGATCCTCATCGTGCCGCTGGCCACCGGCGCGATCGGGCTGGCCACGCTGGTCAACGTGCCCACCACGTTCTTCCTGGTGGTTTATCTCGGCTGCACCGCGGCCGGCTGGCGACTGCTGCGCGGCATCCCGCGAGCCTGCTCCGCCGTCGCGTTCGGGATCGTCGCCGTGGTCCTGGGCTTCTGTGGCGCCGCGCTGATTCCGGCCGCTCTGGTCACCGCGGCGGCCGCCGTCAACCGGAAGCGGCCGCCCGAACCTGCCGATCGGCTGACCCACCACCCGGCCGGAACTCCCTTGAAGGCGGCCCGTTCGCGCAGCTAG
- a CDS encoding tetratricopeptide repeat protein, whose translation MDDDPADLISAGQPLEAVDLLLRDGATTADGLRSLARAERELGHLRLAAGLFAAADRVGPPTPTDAAEFVALLVGFRAFRRALAFTAKLPEEVRDATPMREALAETYRAMELFALEVDAYRHTVGPLQRVRRRSWWRTGGPVGWLRRRRRSRDQAAEEFWPADEPDITEADLPAADLVGQAERRRGRDGRVRAALAAAEAMFDADDLVGAFDTLTAAVAVDGDSTDLLARLATICRYLRMDGQALELLAAARGIDPTDIHLADVNAWTLLENGRLREALALLDGLPAVPGQHPEIRETRAEIYWSMGLPTLARRAFGDPLTLSGAQRRRRLAIWLRAGGPLRALLWRPRRFEERTLRDWRYSSRHLPLLEPLARSTPDPAAVVARVDRFLQHAVVIQQRWWSIGWFTRRLSLLAGAVLAWFGLRWLVESRTALDGPGFASVGLLLTVGVLLVFFRFASAPTWDGVLIRGAPIGMVAVALGYALVSFLDQQHWAVLLGGSLIAATGMATLFFVSAAVPTWSSIVAERRLWRRNPREEILDDFLCVLYEVDDEHKRNDLTERARWVAKIERAARFIEHQLPRAFGPADAATVVWRADRAAGAATAVRQLKRHLIAPRADSWDRLVAGLRAATIAVASGQLGDLRWASPVSVDPRRRLKLALGIARTVAVAAIPFAVVLAVTPLVDFDSETLRWARLATLGWAVIYLLIAADPNLKDKIEVAQSTANFLRGSRTEPDRPEK comes from the coding sequence ATGGACGACGACCCCGCTGACCTGATCTCCGCCGGTCAACCGCTGGAGGCCGTCGACCTGCTGCTCCGGGACGGCGCTACGACAGCGGACGGGCTGCGCAGCTTGGCACGGGCCGAACGCGAACTCGGTCACCTGCGGCTGGCCGCCGGTCTCTTCGCGGCCGCCGACCGCGTGGGCCCGCCAACTCCCACCGACGCCGCGGAGTTCGTCGCCCTGCTGGTCGGCTTCCGCGCCTTCCGCCGCGCGCTGGCCTTCACCGCCAAGCTGCCCGAGGAGGTGCGCGACGCGACGCCCATGCGGGAGGCGCTCGCGGAGACCTACCGCGCGATGGAACTGTTCGCCCTCGAGGTCGACGCCTACCGCCACACGGTCGGTCCGCTCCAGCGGGTGCGGCGGCGAAGTTGGTGGCGCACCGGCGGGCCGGTCGGGTGGCTCCGGCGGCGGCGCCGATCGCGGGATCAGGCGGCCGAGGAGTTCTGGCCGGCCGACGAACCCGACATCACGGAGGCCGACCTGCCCGCGGCCGACCTCGTCGGCCAGGCCGAACGCCGGCGGGGACGGGACGGCCGGGTGCGGGCGGCGCTCGCCGCTGCCGAGGCGATGTTCGACGCCGACGACCTGGTCGGCGCGTTCGACACGCTCACCGCAGCGGTCGCCGTCGACGGTGACAGCACCGACCTGCTCGCCCGGCTGGCCACGATCTGCCGCTATCTGCGGATGGACGGGCAGGCGCTGGAACTCCTCGCGGCGGCGCGCGGGATCGACCCGACCGACATCCATCTCGCCGACGTCAACGCCTGGACGCTGCTGGAGAACGGGCGTCTCCGCGAGGCCCTCGCGCTGCTCGACGGGCTTCCGGCGGTACCCGGTCAACACCCGGAGATCCGCGAGACGCGGGCGGAGATCTACTGGTCGATGGGCCTGCCCACGCTGGCCCGCCGGGCGTTCGGCGACCCGTTGACCCTCTCGGGAGCGCAGCGCCGCCGGCGGCTCGCGATCTGGTTGCGCGCCGGTGGTCCGCTGCGGGCGCTGCTCTGGCGGCCGCGGCGGTTCGAGGAGCGCACGTTGCGCGACTGGCGCTACTCGAGCCGGCACCTGCCGCTGCTGGAGCCGCTCGCCCGATCGACGCCCGACCCGGCGGCGGTGGTCGCCCGGGTCGACCGCTTCCTCCAGCACGCCGTGGTCATCCAGCAGCGCTGGTGGAGCATCGGCTGGTTCACCCGGCGACTGTCGTTGCTCGCCGGCGCGGTGCTCGCCTGGTTCGGCCTCCGCTGGCTGGTCGAGTCCCGAACGGCCCTGGACGGGCCGGGATTCGCCTCGGTCGGCCTCCTCCTGACCGTGGGCGTGCTGCTGGTGTTCTTCCGGTTCGCATCGGCACCGACCTGGGACGGCGTCCTGATCCGCGGCGCACCCATCGGAATGGTCGCGGTCGCTCTCGGGTACGCGCTGGTCAGCTTCCTGGATCAGCAGCACTGGGCCGTGCTGCTGGGCGGCAGCCTGATCGCGGCGACCGGGATGGCAACGCTCTTCTTCGTCAGCGCCGCGGTGCCGACCTGGTCGTCGATCGTCGCCGAGCGCAGGTTGTGGCGGCGCAACCCCCGCGAGGAGATCCTCGACGACTTCCTGTGCGTGCTCTACGAGGTCGACGACGAGCACAAGCGCAACGACCTCACCGAACGGGCCCGCTGGGTCGCCAAGATCGAGCGCGCGGCCCGCTTCATCGAGCATCAGCTACCGCGCGCGTTCGGTCCGGCCGACGCCGCGACGGTCGTCTGGCGGGCCGACCGTGCGGCCGGGGCGGCGACCGCCGTCCGCCAGCTCAAGCGACATCTGATCGCACCCCGGGCCGACAGTTGGGACCGGCTCGTCGCCGGGTTGCGGGCGGCCACCATCGCGGTCGCCTCCGGCCAACTCGGGGATCTGCGGTGGGCCAGCCCGGTGTCGGTCGACCCGCGCCGGCGGCTCAAGCTCGCCCTGGGGATCGCCCGCACGGTCGCCGTCGCCGCGATCCCGTTCGCCGTCGTGCTCGCGGTCACGCCGCTCGTCGACTTCGACAGCGAGACGCTGCGCTGGGCCCGGCTGGCGACGCTCGGCTGGGCGGTCATCTACCTGTTGATCGCCGCCGACCCCAATCTCAAGGACAAGATCGAGGTGGCTCAGAGCACCGCCAACTTCCTGCGCGGCAGCCGCACCGAGCCGGACCGCCCGGAGAAATAG
- a CDS encoding phosphodiester glycosidase family protein, whose protein sequence is MGNRLSARRAGLVLLPLLAAFALAAPASADATLVDSAAASSYPAPSTLIAPAAAADQSIETDRRTRPVAPGLELTSFDRLDANGWTRADALTADLGGSGLSVGYVNTGAVARTAPLRGVADEAGAVAAVNGDFFDINQSGAAQGIGVRDGALVQSPVAGHPDGVAIGPDGVGRVVQFYFDGSAALPGGPVTLTQFNNLVQAGGVGVFTALWGDYDRARAVAGAARVTEVALVDGRVATVGAAAGRGPVPAGTTILLGRDAGADALAGLRPGDPVEVTYRAKPADDRAVTAAVGGNRVLVRGGVPQDIGDVTPEPRTAVGFSADGKKMIMLTVDGRQADSRGVTLTELGRLMASLGAHEALNLDGGGSSTLLARKPGAAAVRVENAPSDGSERPVPNGLAVFAPKGSGRLTAYWVETATDPAAAPGIGPVRGGRPDRVFPGLTRRLIAAGYDETYGPAAGAPTWRSSRVLNGVVSSGGVFRGLLPGTATVTASRGAARGSIDLTVLGPLSRVDATADKVALDRAGATGRFGVVGYDAEGNSAPVEPGDVRLSYDRTLFEVVPGGDGFFTVRATAGSGAGIVTATVAGRSTVVPVTIGLTDVPVATFDDAAAWKFSAARATGSVAPAPGHTGTGLRMGYDFGQSTGTRAAYADPPAWIPVDGQPQAFGMWIYGTGKGEWPSLHLHDALDQQHVLRGPYITWTGWRYVEMAVPPGVQYPVRIRRFYVAETDPAKAYQTDIVIDDIVARVAPPVDVPPEPPRTDRVVLRDGTVDGAPWRLAVMSDAQFVAADPDSDQVERARRTLREIRAAGPDFLIINGDLVDTAYPADFALAKRILDEELGGALPYYYVPGNHEIMGAPISNFTSVFGPTSRVFDHHGTRIVTLDTSTGTLPFDQLCALRAALDSAATDPAVGSVAVFEHHPPRDPTPAKASQLGDRKVAALVEQWLADFQHRTGKGAAFVGGHVGTFHADRVDGVPYLINGNSGKEPSTAPHLGGFTGWTMLGIDPVTPAEAARARVNPLASGPRWISAEVNAHVDAVTLVAPDSVAVGSPSPVTATLTQPGGRVVPVAPPVTAQWSGSSVHIGESLVGVGPGDRAWFDPSTGRLTALRAGGTVTLTLTVNGVKATATVSLRAG, encoded by the coding sequence ATGGGTAACCGTCTATCGGCTCGCCGTGCCGGGCTCGTGCTGTTGCCGCTGCTGGCCGCGTTCGCGTTGGCCGCTCCGGCGAGTGCCGACGCGACTCTCGTCGACAGCGCCGCGGCGTCGTCCTACCCGGCGCCGTCGACGCTGATCGCGCCCGCCGCGGCGGCCGACCAGTCGATCGAGACCGACCGGCGCACCCGGCCGGTCGCGCCCGGGCTCGAACTGACCTCGTTCGACCGGCTCGACGCCAACGGCTGGACCCGCGCCGACGCGCTGACCGCCGACCTCGGCGGCTCTGGGCTGTCGGTCGGCTATGTCAACACCGGTGCCGTCGCCCGCACCGCGCCGCTGCGTGGCGTCGCCGACGAGGCCGGCGCGGTCGCGGCCGTCAACGGCGACTTCTTCGACATCAACCAGTCGGGTGCCGCGCAAGGCATCGGCGTACGCGACGGCGCGCTCGTCCAGTCGCCGGTCGCCGGGCACCCGGACGGTGTCGCGATCGGGCCGGACGGGGTCGGCCGGGTGGTGCAGTTCTACTTCGACGGCAGCGCGGCGCTGCCCGGCGGGCCGGTCACGCTGACCCAGTTCAACAACCTCGTGCAGGCCGGCGGCGTCGGCGTGTTCACGGCGCTCTGGGGCGACTACGACCGGGCCCGAGCGGTCGCCGGTGCGGCCCGGGTGACCGAGGTGGCGCTGGTCGACGGGCGGGTCGCGACAGTAGGCGCTGCGGCCGGGCGCGGGCCGGTGCCGGCCGGCACCACGATCCTGCTCGGCCGCGACGCCGGCGCCGACGCGCTGGCCGGGCTGCGGCCGGGCGACCCGGTCGAGGTGACCTACCGGGCCAAACCCGCCGACGACCGGGCGGTCACGGCGGCGGTCGGTGGCAACCGGGTGCTGGTGCGCGGCGGGGTGCCGCAGGACATCGGCGACGTGACGCCGGAACCGCGTACCGCGGTCGGCTTCTCCGCCGACGGCAAGAAAATGATCATGTTGACCGTCGACGGCCGCCAGGCCGACAGCCGGGGCGTGACGCTGACCGAACTCGGCCGGCTGATGGCCTCGCTGGGTGCCCACGAGGCGCTCAACCTCGACGGTGGCGGCTCGTCGACGCTCCTGGCCCGCAAGCCGGGCGCAGCGGCCGTGCGGGTGGAGAACGCGCCCTCCGACGGCTCCGAGCGGCCGGTGCCCAACGGGCTGGCGGTCTTCGCGCCCAAGGGCAGCGGGCGGCTCACCGCCTACTGGGTCGAGACCGCCACCGATCCCGCCGCCGCGCCAGGGATCGGGCCGGTCCGTGGTGGCCGCCCGGATCGGGTGTTCCCCGGGCTGACCCGGCGGCTCATCGCCGCCGGCTACGACGAGACCTACGGACCCGCGGCCGGCGCGCCGACCTGGCGGTCCAGCAGGGTGCTCAACGGTGTGGTGTCGTCCGGCGGCGTGTTCCGCGGGCTGCTGCCGGGCACGGCGACGGTGACCGCGTCGCGTGGCGCGGCCCGTGGCTCGATCGACCTGACAGTGCTCGGCCCACTGTCCAGAGTGGATGCGACGGCCGACAAGGTGGCGCTCGACCGCGCCGGCGCGACCGGGCGCTTCGGTGTCGTGGGCTACGACGCGGAAGGCAACAGCGCGCCGGTCGAGCCGGGTGACGTGCGGCTGTCGTACGACAGGACGCTCTTCGAAGTGGTTCCCGGCGGCGACGGGTTCTTCACCGTGCGGGCGACCGCAGGCAGCGGCGCGGGGATCGTGACGGCCACCGTGGCCGGGCGGAGCACGGTGGTGCCGGTGACGATCGGGCTGACCGACGTGCCGGTCGCGACCTTCGACGACGCCGCGGCCTGGAAATTCAGCGCCGCGCGGGCCACCGGATCGGTCGCGCCGGCGCCGGGACACACCGGGACCGGGCTGCGGATGGGGTACGACTTCGGCCAGTCGACCGGCACCCGCGCGGCCTATGCCGACCCGCCGGCCTGGATCCCGGTCGACGGGCAGCCGCAGGCGTTCGGCATGTGGATCTATGGGACGGGCAAGGGTGAGTGGCCGAGCCTGCACCTGCACGACGCGCTCGACCAGCAGCACGTCTTGCGCGGTCCCTACATCACCTGGACCGGCTGGCGGTATGTCGAAATGGCGGTGCCGCCCGGCGTGCAGTATCCCGTGCGGATCCGGCGGTTCTATGTCGCGGAGACCGATCCCGCCAAGGCCTATCAGACCGACATCGTCATCGACGACATCGTGGCGCGGGTGGCGCCGCCGGTCGACGTCCCGCCGGAACCGCCCCGCACCGATCGGGTGGTGCTCCGCGACGGCACCGTCGACGGCGCGCCCTGGCGGCTGGCGGTCATGTCCGACGCGCAGTTCGTCGCCGCCGACCCGGACAGCGACCAGGTCGAGCGGGCCCGCCGGACGCTGCGCGAGATCCGCGCCGCCGGGCCGGACTTCCTGATCATCAACGGCGACCTGGTCGACACCGCCTACCCGGCGGACTTCGCGCTCGCCAAGCGGATCCTCGACGAGGAGTTGGGCGGCGCCCTGCCCTACTACTACGTGCCCGGCAACCACGAGATCATGGGTGCCCCGATCAGCAACTTCACCTCGGTGTTCGGGCCGACCTCGCGGGTCTTCGACCACCACGGCACGCGGATCGTCACGCTCGACACGAGCACCGGCACGCTGCCGTTCGACCAGCTTTGTGCTCTCCGTGCGGCGCTCGACTCGGCGGCTACCGACCCGGCGGTCGGCTCGGTCGCGGTCTTCGAGCACCACCCGCCACGCGATCCCACGCCGGCCAAGGCGAGCCAACTCGGTGACCGCAAGGTGGCGGCGCTGGTCGAGCAGTGGCTGGCCGACTTCCAGCACCGCACCGGCAAGGGCGCCGCGTTCGTCGGCGGGCACGTCGGCACGTTCCACGCCGACAGGGTCGACGGCGTGCCGTATCTGATCAACGGCAACAGCGGCAAGGAGCCGTCGACCGCGCCGCACCTGGGTGGGTTCACCGGTTGGACGATGCTCGGCATCGACCCGGTCACGCCGGCGGAGGCCGCGCGGGCCCGGGTCAATCCGCTGGCATCCGGTCCACGTTGGATCTCCGCCGAGGTCAACGCACATGTTGACGCGGTGACGCTGGTCGCGCCGGACTCGGTCGCGGTCGGCAGTCCTTCGCCGGTAACGGCGACGTTGACCCAGCCGGGCGGGCGGGTGGTGCCGGTCGCGCCGCCGGTCACGGCTCAGTGGTCAGGGTCGTCCGTCCACATCGGAGAATCGCTGGTCGGCGTCGGTCCTGGCGACCGGGCTTGGTTCGACCCGTCGACCGGCCGGCTGACCGCGCTCCGGGCGGGCGGCACGGTGACCCTGACGCTGACCGTCAACGGAGTCAAGGCAACCGCGACCGTGTCACTGCGGGCGGGCTGA
- a CDS encoding quinone oxidoreductase family protein, with protein sequence MRAAVVTAFDAPPRFSEFPDPVAHGADETVVEVLAAGLHPRVRSQADGSHYTSTDELPLVPGIDAVVRDPRGRIRYAVLDDTTLGTMAERTVIDLRRSVVLPSGIDPVRIAAAMNPAMSSWVALRRRVDFPRRQRVLVLGATGSAGRMAIQVAKRFGAKQVIAAGRDRALLAELDVDRAVTFDELAGAADVDVVVDYVWGEPAARAMVDLLTARKDRGAPLTWIQIGSVAGPTAPIPSAALRSARLSIVGSGIGSVPGRDFVAELPKLAAAVAKGDFDVRARAVALADVEQAWAEARKTRDRLVVVP encoded by the coding sequence ATGCGAGCAGCCGTCGTCACCGCGTTCGACGCCCCACCGCGATTCAGCGAGTTCCCCGACCCCGTCGCCCACGGTGCGGACGAGACCGTGGTCGAGGTGCTCGCCGCCGGGCTGCACCCGCGGGTGCGCTCGCAGGCCGACGGGTCGCACTACACCAGCACCGACGAGCTTCCGCTGGTGCCCGGCATCGACGCCGTCGTGCGCGACCCGCGCGGCCGCATCCGCTACGCCGTCCTCGACGACACCACGCTCGGCACGATGGCCGAGCGCACGGTCATCGACCTCCGCCGGAGCGTCGTGCTGCCGAGCGGCATCGACCCGGTGCGGATCGCCGCGGCGATGAACCCCGCGATGTCGTCGTGGGTCGCGCTGCGCCGGCGGGTCGACTTCCCGCGCCGGCAGCGGGTGCTCGTCCTCGGCGCGACCGGCAGCGCCGGCCGGATGGCGATCCAGGTCGCCAAGCGGTTCGGCGCCAAGCAGGTGATCGCCGCGGGCCGCGACCGCGCCCTGCTCGCCGAACTCGACGTGGACCGGGCCGTTACCTTCGACGAGTTGGCCGGAGCCGCCGACGTCGACGTGGTCGTCGACTACGTCTGGGGCGAGCCGGCCGCCCGGGCGATGGTCGACCTGCTCACCGCCCGGAAAGACCGCGGCGCACCGCTGACCTGGATCCAGATCGGTTCGGTCGCCGGCCCGACCGCCCCGATCCCGTCCGCCGCCCTGCGCTCGGCCCGCCTGAGCATCGTCGGCAGCGGCATCGGGTCGGTGCCCGGCCGGGACTTCGTCGCCGAACTACCCAAGCTCGCCGCGGCGGTTGCCAAGGGCGATTTCGACGTACGCGCCCGCGCGGTCGCCCTGGCCGACGTCGAACAGGCCTGGGCCGAGGCCCGCAAGACCCGCGATCGCCTGGTCGTCGTCCCCTGA
- a CDS encoding Lrp/AsnC family transcriptional regulator produces MPSYDATDRAILTRLQHDGRIANVDLADAVALSPSACLRRVRALEQDGLIAGYRAELDRARLGLDLTVFVELRVERHSRETAARIEAALTAIPEVVACHVVAGRADFMVEAAVANLAAYERLLIDQILTIPSIVDAHSTFAIRTVKTRGPLPVSQLP; encoded by the coding sequence ATGCCCTCGTATGATGCCACCGACCGGGCCATCCTGACCCGGCTCCAGCATGACGGCCGGATCGCCAACGTCGATCTGGCCGACGCCGTCGCCCTCTCGCCGTCGGCCTGCCTGCGCCGGGTGCGTGCGCTCGAGCAGGACGGGTTGATCGCCGGTTATCGGGCCGAGCTCGACCGGGCCCGGCTCGGCCTCGACCTGACCGTCTTCGTCGAGCTGCGGGTCGAGCGGCACTCCCGCGAGACGGCGGCCCGGATCGAGGCGGCCCTGACCGCCATCCCCGAGGTCGTCGCCTGCCACGTCGTCGCCGGCCGCGCCGACTTCATGGTCGAGGCGGCGGTCGCCAACCTGGCGGCGTACGAACGGCTGCTCATCGATCAGATCTTGACCATTCCCTCGATCGTCGACGCGCACAGCACGTTCGCGATCAGAACCGTCAAGACCCGCGGTCCCCTGCCGGTGTCGCAGCTTCCCTGA
- a CDS encoding LacI family DNA-binding transcriptional regulator, translating to MPAEVGRRATLAMVAESCGVSLPTVSKVLNGRADVANDTRARVEEALRQHNYIPPGARSRGTAAPTRTVELVFDDIISPYATEVLHGVTDGGDELGVDVVVRRLPTLTDRPPRTEAAWARRMTDAGRKGLIVVTSELTSRQLAAFDRAGLSLVVIDPVNLPRTDVVSVGATNWSGGLEATDHLIRLGHQRIAFIGGPVASSPSRARLHGYRAALENAGIRADPALIRNGSFDFPSGLALGGELLDADNPPTAVFAASDPTAMGVFAAAQARDLRIPSQLSIVGFDDTYLTVMSTPALTTVRQPLRDMGRVALRTLLRLISGEPLDSHHVELATTLVLRESTAPPADKR from the coding sequence GTGCCGGCTGAGGTCGGGCGGCGGGCGACGCTCGCGATGGTCGCCGAGTCGTGTGGCGTTTCGCTGCCGACCGTCTCGAAGGTGCTCAACGGGCGGGCCGACGTCGCCAACGACACCCGGGCGCGGGTGGAGGAGGCGTTGCGGCAGCACAACTACATCCCGCCGGGTGCGCGCAGCCGCGGCACGGCGGCGCCCACCCGCACCGTGGAGCTGGTCTTCGACGACATCATCAGTCCCTACGCCACCGAGGTGCTGCACGGCGTCACCGACGGCGGCGACGAGCTCGGCGTCGACGTCGTGGTCCGCCGGCTGCCCACGCTGACCGACCGGCCGCCGCGCACCGAGGCCGCCTGGGCCCGGCGGATGACCGACGCGGGCCGCAAGGGGCTCATCGTGGTCACCTCCGAGCTCACCTCGCGCCAGCTTGCCGCGTTTGACCGTGCCGGGCTTTCGCTGGTCGTCATCGACCCGGTCAACCTGCCGCGCACCGACGTGGTCAGCGTCGGCGCGACCAACTGGAGCGGCGGCCTCGAAGCCACCGACCACCTGATCCGGCTGGGCCACCAGCGGATCGCGTTCATCGGCGGGCCGGTCGCGTCCTCGCCGAGCCGGGCCCGGCTGCACGGCTATCGCGCCGCGCTGGAAAACGCCGGCATCCGGGCCGATCCGGCGCTGATCCGCAACGGCTCCTTCGACTTCCCGTCGGGGCTGGCGCTCGGTGGCGAGCTGCTCGACGCCGACAACCCGCCGACGGCCGTGTTCGCGGCCAGCGACCCCACCGCCATGGGGGTGTTCGCCGCCGCGCAGGCGCGCGATCTGCGCATCCCCTCACAGCTCAGCATCGTCGGCTTCGATGACACCTACCTGACGGTGATGTCGACGCCCGCGTTGACCACGGTGCGGCAACCGTTGCGCGACATGGGCCGGGTCGCCCTGCGCACGCTGCTGCGCCTGATCTCCGGCGAGCCGCTCGACTCGCATCACGTGGAGCTGGCCACCACGCTCGTCCTGCGCGAGTCGACCGCGCCGCCCGCGGATAAGCGCTAG